catatcATCTTtcactttggatcaccacgagcaatcgcgagtgatcaaggcacccatttttatAACAGGAGATTGACCGCTCTACTGACGAAGCATGGCAGTATTCACAACGTAGCAACTGTTTACTACCCGCAGACTAACATACAAGTAGAGGTGTCTAACAAAGAGATAAAGTGTATCTTGGAGAAgatagtcaagcctcataggaaggactggagcaccaggctacaagatgcgctctgggcatatcggacagcgTACAAGATACCAATCGGGATGAGCCCCTTCTGTTTAgtttatggaaaggcctgtcaccTCCCAGTAGAGGTAGAGCTCAAGGCATTCTGGGCGGTAAGAGAAAtcaacatgggatttgagagGGCCAGAGCTGAAAGGAAGATGCAACTACAAGAATTAGagaaccttcgcctagaagcatATGATAACTCCAGGCTatacaaagagaagatgaaggctgTGAATGACAAGCACATTAAAAGGAGAGAGTTCAGACCAGGGGAATTGGTTCTCCTTTACAATTCTAGACTGAGGCTTatgccaggcaagctgagatcaagatgggaaggtcccTATAGAGTAGAGAAGGCAGAGCCATACAGAGTCTTTCACCTAAGTCATCCTTCAAGCTCCAAATTCATCAAGGTAAATGGACATCGCCTTAAGCTAtatcatggtgagaagatgaagaaaagcaAGGAGCTGGAGATCTTTCTCTTAGAGGATCCAACCACAGcagaagactgagctagtggaccgtccaacttaaggacgttaaagaaaagtgctaggtgggagacaacccaccatggtacgatctttcatttttaattcttagatttattttattttgcgtTTCTCAGCAGCCATTCATAATTTCTGCATAATTAGCTGCATACTGCATCCtgcatacaaaaaataaaaaaacaaaaacaaaaacgtagagctctgctgttcctcgagtattaatgcaattactactattttctattcaatttagcttattcttgttctaagatattcgctacacttcaacatgatgaatgtgatgattcgtgacactcatcatcattctcacttatgaacgcgtacctgacaaccacttccgttctacttaagattgagcgtgtatctcttggattcctagtccacgacgcatggttgcctcgcctgacaaccgagccttccattctgtgagatcaaagtcttcgtggtataagctagaattattggcggccattcctaagatccggaaagtctaaaccttgtctgtggtattcagagtaggatccgggaagggatgactgtgacgagcttcaaactcgcgagtgttgggcgtagtgacagacgcaaaaggatagtaaatcctattccaacatgatcgataaccgacagttgattagccatgcgggaaaccgtagaggacctttttcacttagaggatgagaggtagccattgacgccagtgaaacccaacatacagcttgccatgaaaaggagtatgaaggattggatgaaggcagtaggaaagcagagattcaacaggaacaaagcatctctatgcacttatctaaaattctcaccaatgaattacataagtatctctatcttctCCTTAtgttttatatatctttttaatcattaaaactccataaccatttgaatctgcctgactgagatttacaagatgactatagcttgcttcaagccgacaatctccttgggatcgacccttactcacgtaaggtattacttggatgacccagtgcacttgctggttagttgtgtggagttgtgacaaagtgtgattcacgtttgagagcaccaagtctttggcgccattgttgatgattacaatttcgtgcaacacgtacgcgtcaatgacgcgcacgcgtgaccttgCGAATTCGATGTAAAAGGTGTATTGGCCGAAAGTTGGGCTGGCTTCGTGCTTGAAGTGTGCCCAAGGCACAAATTgcatcacgcgtacgtgtccctGATGCTTGCGCGTCATTTTCAAACTATATGCTTCCACGTGTGCGCGTGCTTGATGCGCGCGCGTCATATGACATTTTGGCACATATCCCAAAACAATCAGAGGGTTGTGTGAGCACCACGATGCCCTTGCGCTAGTAGCACAAACACGGTCACGcgaacgcatgactgacgctTATGCGTCGCATACCTCTCCGTGCAACCCACGCGAATATGTggaccacgcgtgcgcgtcatttgcgCAACACCACCAGATCCCTACGCCACctcttttcatatcttttcttttctaatcctaatttcttcttccttctttcttcttctatcttcttcttcttctctctatcttttctatcttcttcttcttcccctcttACTTCTTTTTCATCCCCCATCCTCTATTACTTCTCTCTTTATCACATTCTTCTCAAGGttctctctttctattttctttttcttcttcttttatttatttatctttgtaTTATTTTACTTGGTGCTATAAACCTATTTGGGTAACTACTTTCTTCTAATTTCTTGTGATTATTATTATGGAGTTAtttgacaattaatattaattatttttgggaTGCTTGCATGTTCCAATTTAATTCTTTCCTTATCATGTTAAACATGcatactaagtgtttgtgaaaaagcccgtatggcattgtgcattcttaaatattctattcttctactctaatgcctgtttttcacaaaattcttatattattttattaattaattataattgtcaatacaaacatgaTTGTTCGTTTGTTACGAGTGATAATACATTTTTCGTaattaatgcttgatctatgctactcatgccttttcaggcatgccaataaacatcttgcatttaattgccttCATTTTTCTTGCTATATTTTCATTGATATCCTAATTATATGAAGTCGCAACTATGTGTTAACGACATCCTTCTTTACCTTGGCAAGATTATCACTTGTACTGTCCTCTTCCTTGCTCCAACCCTTGGACTTACATGtacctttcttcttttctttcaggatggcaaCCAAGAAGGGAAAAGAGAAAGCCGCTaccaaaccaccggcaaggtggggaacaaaaagagcattgGCGGAAGAATCACCCTCAACATCAGTCAAGCCTTCAACAAAGTGGGTCAAGAGGATCATTAAGGTTAAGGAAATCGAGAAAGCCTTTCCAGCAAGGGACACTGCACGATTTACTattcgctactgtgagcagatgttccccattctGGCGGCAAGGAACTACAACAATGATCACCTTCATATCCTCCCTGCTAACATTGCTGATCTGCTAGAGCCCCGCATTAACAGAAGATAATGGAGTTTCTTACGGAAGCATCCACGGCAGGTCAATCTTTCATGGGTAGTcgaattctactccaactttcaTACCCTGCAATCCATCTATGTctgtcagaagcaagtccccatctCCGAAAGGGCCATTCAGCAAGCTTTGGATCTTCCCCCTGTTCtagaaggattggacgcattTCAGGAAGCCTCAATCAAGCACCAGAGATACCAATTTGACTAGGACGCATTTCTGATAGCATTACCTGGCAGCACCTGGATCTATGGTTACCATCGATCCCGACCTAAGAGCATATTGGCTTCAGAACTTACCTCGGAGGCTCGACtgtgggcacagattatgtcccactaTATCTTTTCGAGCACTCACGAGTCTGATgcatggaaacttgtctctcaacaaatttcccttcggcaagtataccgaattgtcgtcaagtaaaactcacaatagagtgaggtcgaatcccacaaggattgattggtcaagcaactttagttagaagaatatgctagttgatctaaccagaatttagattgagaacttatagaaatttaaatgactggaaagtaaataacagaaattaaagtgcagaatcttaaatggggatttggggtaatgagcatgaaaataaatggcagaaagtaaagagaatgggtaagatcagaagtggggtaatcattgggttcaggagatgttgcattctccggatcaagttcattctcatctcttcctcaatcaatgcattcattgatctccttggcaatcttaagtgattggatcccaattccttggcaatccaatctctctaagcttgaacaattgctccattccttgatttaattgctcatgggaagagatgaagtgtggtcactgattataccacatgtatttccaaatcaaagtgatgggaggattacatgtcgctatatccgcccaaaccccaatttggtccaacatgagaaagcatttctagcatgatctcctcatcccttttccaaggctcaaaggagatccaattatggagagtttcttttccaagacaactaaccaattgaattaagatcgaaagatttctagtaagatcaagagaaaagaaagaagacgaagaatgaaaactataattgatccatcaaattacaacagagctccctaacccaatgaaaggggtttagttgttcatagctctagaaatgaaaaatggcagaaaagaagaatccatgctaaaagtgcagaaaagtaaatctacagagagtagttcccaaaagtgtcAGCCTCTCTATagtcaaaactactcctatatatactactcctcttgatcttctagtgagttcttcaagtcttggatgtgggctctggatcttgagttgaagcagttctcatctttagtgggcccaacttgcagagaaatatgaattaggcttgggtatttagtgagattaacgttgagtgccattgtgggttcgagaacgttagtggcatttactttttccactaacgttccacccttatgtACCCACATTaactccaatgttagtggtcttaacgtaaCCACTAATGTTGCCTTCTCAATTTTTGGCCAaggttattgggactcacttttcccaataacgttggcttatacccctttGCAAATGTtattgggaatcacttttcccattaacgttgcttggtgccttttgttcctacgttagagttcacgttagtgtggctaacgtgactcttaacgtgggcatgtcTCACCTTCGAgagtgttagtgacactcacctttgtcactaacgctccaaatgcccaaattctctacgttagaactcacgttaactaagttaacgtggctcttaacgtagtagtgatgccatcttccaacgttagtgacaaaagtgagtgtcactatcgttggctctttgatctcaactccatgttaactttcacgttaatagtcttaacgtgaaagttaacgtaggcaatgctagttaGTCCAACGTTactgacaaaagtgagtgtcactaacgttggcttttgttttcctcttccacgttagagttcacgttaactaagttaacgtggatcattgccaagttttccaacgttagtggtgttcacttttaccactaacattggagaaAAAACGTTATTGGTGTTCACGTTTTCTCTTAATGTTGGAGTTCACTTTTGCCTACGTtgactaccacgttaacttagttaacgtggcaagtaacgtgagctatggatggcttcgcaggcgttattggtgatcaattttctcattaacgttgcaagctttttaccattccacgttagtgttcacgttaactaggttaacgtgagtactaacgtggttcttcctagcttcctttgccctgaaatcaagcaattaaagtgcatcaaagctctagccaaagtcatgagattatgcatcatcaatttatcatgcaattctagcaaaattctcatgaaatcatgcaaagttcacactagttgcttgaatcaagtgtgagtgtattttcatccaaaacttgtcTTATTCACtatgaaaatgcatgaaactaccctaaaacagtaaagaaaaggtcagtgaaactggcctagatgccctggcatcacaacaccaaacttaaagcttgcttatccctaagcaagtactgaagcataagaagaatgaaatgaaagaacaagaag
This portion of the Arachis duranensis cultivar V14167 chromosome 6, aradu.V14167.gnm2.J7QH, whole genome shotgun sequence genome encodes:
- the LOC107493550 gene encoding uncharacterized protein LOC107493550; amino-acid sequence: MGFERARAERKMQLQELENLRLEAYDNSRLYKEKMKAVNDKHIKRREFRPGELVLLYNSRLRLMPGKLRSRWEGPYRVEKAEPYRVFHLSHPSSSKFIKVNGHRLKLYHGEKMKKSKELEIFLLEDPTTAED